In Panthera leo isolate Ple1 chromosome B3, P.leo_Ple1_pat1.1, whole genome shotgun sequence, a single genomic region encodes these proteins:
- the GPR135 gene encoding G-protein coupled receptor 135 encodes MEEQPSPPPPVRPPARMTLLGSPHPGAPSAAGAPGGTSSAATAAAVLSFSTVATAAAAALGNQSDGNGGDSTGASAGGGLGGPRAAGAAGRPPPGPEAAPLLSHGAAVAAQALVLLLIFLLSSLGNCAVMGVIVKHRQLRTVTNAFILSLSLSDLLTALLCLPAAFLDLFTPPGGSVPAAAAAAATVAPAAGPWRGFCAASRFFSSCFGIVSTLSVALISLDRYCAIVRPPREKIGRRRALQLLAGAWLAALGFSLPWELLRSPREPPAAQSFHGCLYRTSPDPAQLGAAYSVGLVVACYLLPFLLMCFCHYHICKTVRLSDVRVRPLTTYARVLRFFSEVRTATTVLIMIVFVICCWGPYCFLVLLAAARQAQAAQAPSLLNVVAVWLTWANGAINPVIYAIRNPNISMLLGRNREEGYRTRNVDAFLPNQGPGLQARSRNRLRNRYANRLGAFSRMSSSNPSSGMGGDLAMWARKNPVVLFCREGPLEPVTAAVKQPKSEAGDTSL; translated from the coding sequence ATGGAGGAGCagccgtcgccgccgccgccggtcCGCCCGCCAGCGAGAATGACCTTGTTGGGCAGCCCACACCCCGGAGCCCCCTCCGCGGCCGGCGCACCTGGAGGGACTTCCTCCGCGGCCACCGCGGCGGCCGTGCTCTCCTTCAGCACCGTGGCGAccgcggcggccgcggcgctGGGGAACCAGAGCGACGGGAACGGGGGCGACAGCACTGGCGCCTCGGCTGGCGGCGGCCTCGGCGGGCcccgggcggcgggggcggcggggaggccgCCGCCGGGCCCCGAGGCGGCGCCGCTGCTGTCGCACGGCGCGGCGGTGGCAGCCCAGGCGCTCGTGCTCCTGCTCATCTTCCTGCTGTCTAGCCTGGGCAACTGCGCGGTGATGGGGGTGATCGTGAAACACCGGCAGCTCCGCACCGTCACCAACGCCTtcatcctgtctctgtccctgtcggACCTGCTCACAGCGCTGCTCTGTCTGCCCGCCGCCTTCCTGGACCTGTTCACGCCGCCAGGGGGCTcggtccccgccgccgccgccgccgccgccaccgtcGCCCCTGCCGCGGGGCCCTGGCGCGGCTTCTGCGCCGCCAGCCGCTTCTTCAGCTCGTGCTTCGGCATCGTGTCGACGCTCAGCGTGGCCCTCATCTCGCTGGACCGCTACTGCGCCATCGTGCGGCCGCCGCGGGAGAAGATCGGTCGCCGCCGCGCGCTGCAGCTGCTGGCGGGCGCCTGGCTGGCGGCCCTGGGCTTCTCCTTGCCCTGGGAGCTGCTCCGCTCGCCCCGGGAGCCCCCGGCGGCCCAGAGCTTCCACGGCTGCCTGTACCGGACGTCCCCGGACCCCGCGCAGCTGGGCGCGGCTTACAGCGTGGGGCTGGTGGTGGCCTGCTACCTGCTGCCCTTCCTGCTCATGTGCTTCTGCCACTACCACATCTGCAAGACGGTGCGCCTGTCCGACGTGCGCGTGCGGCCCCTGACCACGTACGCGCGCGTGCTGCGCTTTTTCAGCGAGGTGCGCACGGCCACCACCGTGCTTATCATGATCGTCTTCGTCATCTGCTGCTGGGGGCCCTACTGCTTCCTGGTGCTGCTGGCTGCGGCCCGGCAGGCCCAGGCCGCGCAAGCCCCCTCGCTCCTCAATGTGGTGGCTGTCTGGCTGACCTGGGCCAATGGGGCCATCAACCCTGTCATCTACGCCATTCGCAACCCCAACATTTCGATGCTCCTGGGGCGCAACCGGGAAGAGGGCTACCGGACTAGGAACGTGGACGCTTTCCTGCCCAACCAGGGCCCCGGTCTGCAGGCCAGAAGCCGCAATCGCCTTCGAAACCGCTACGCCAACCGTCTGGGAGCCTTCAGCAGGATGTCCTCTTCCAACCCGTCCAGCGGGATGGGAGGGGACTTGGCCATGTGGGCTCGAAAAAACCCAGTTGTGCTTTTCTGCAGGGAGGGGCCCCTAGAACCAGTGACAGCAGCGGTCAAACAGCCTAAGTCTGAAGCTGGGGACACCAGCCTCTAA